The proteins below are encoded in one region of Lagenorhynchus albirostris chromosome 7, mLagAlb1.1, whole genome shotgun sequence:
- the FOXE1 gene encoding forkhead box protein E1, producing MTAESGPPPPPPPPQPEALAAVKEERGEAGAGVPAEAAGRGAGGRRRKRPLQRGKPPYSYIALIAMAIAHAPERRLTLGGIYKFITERFPFYRDNPKKWQNSIRHNLTLNDCFLKIPREAGRPGKGNYWALDPNAEDMFESGSFLRRRKRFKRSDLSTYPAYMHDAAAAAAAAAAAAAAIFPGGVPNARPPYPGAVYAGYAPPSLAAPPPVYYPAASPGPCRVFGLVPERPLSPELGPAPSGPSGSCAFASAGASATTTAYQPSGCAVARPANTSAYAAAYAGADGAYSQGAGSALFAAAGRLAGPASPPAGGSSGGVETAVDFYGRTSPGQFGALGPCYNPGGQLGGGSGGAYHARHAAAYPGGADRFVSAM from the coding sequence ATGACGGCGGAGAGCgggccgccaccgccgccgccgccgccgcagccggaGGCGCTGGCGGCCGTGAAGGAGGAGCGCGGTGAGGCGGGGGCCGGGGTCCCGGCAGAGGCCGCGGGTCGCGGCGCTGGCGGGCGGCGGCGGAAGCGCCCCCTGCAGCGTGGGAAGCCGCCCTACAGCTATATTGCGCTCATTGCCATGGCCATCGCGCACGCACCGGAGCGCCGCCTCACGCTGGGCGGCATCTACAAGTTCATCACCGAGCGTTTCCCCTTCTACCGCGACAACCCCAAAAAGTGGCAGAACAGCATCCGCCACAACCTCACACTCAACGACTGCTTCCTCAAGATCCCGCGCGAGGCCGGCCGCCCGGGCAAAGGCAACTACTGGGCACTCGACCCCAACGCCGAGGACATGTTCGAGAGCGGCAGCTTCCTGCGCCGCCGCAAGCGCTTCAAGCGCTCTGACCTCTCCACTTACCCGGCTTACATGCACGACGCggccgccgctgctgctgctgccgccgccgccgctgccgccatCTTCCCGGGCGGGGTGCCCAATGCGCGCCCGCCTTACCCGGGCGCTGTCTATGCAGGCTATGCCCCGCCGTCGCTCGCCGCGCCACCCCCGGTCTACTACCCGGCTGCGTCCCCAGGCCCATGCCGCGTCTTCGGCCTGGTGCCTGAGCGGCCGCTCAGCCCAGAACTGGGCCCCGCGCCGTCAGGGCCCTCCGGTTCCTGCGCCTTTGCCTCGGCCGGCGCCTCTGCCACTACCACCGCTTACCAGCCCTCCGGCTGCGCCGTCGCCCGACCTGCCAACACTTCCGCCTATGCGGCCGCCTATGCGGGCGCAGACGGCGCGTACTCGCAAGGGGCCGGTAGCGCCCTCTTCGCAGCGGCTGGCCGGTTGGCCGGGCCCGCTTCGCCCCCCGCGGGTGGCAGCAGTGGCGGCGTCGAGACTGCAGTGGACTTCTATGGGCGCACATCGCCCGGCCAGTTCGGAGCACTGGGGCCCTGCTACAATCCTGGTGGGCAGCTCGGAGGGGGCAGTGGAGGCGCCTACCACGCTCGCCATGCGGCTGCCTATCCAGGCGGAGCGGATCGGTTTGTGTCCGCCATGTGA
- the LOC132522834 gene encoding molybdopterin synthase sulfur carrier subunit-like: protein MVPQCQVEVLYFAKSAEITGIRSETISVSQEIKALQLWNEIETQHSGLTDVRNQVIFAVPQEYVKLGDQLLLLQSGDEIAIIPPTPPPPVSGG from the coding sequence ATGGTGCCACAGTGCCAGGTGGAAGTGTTGTATTTTGCAAAAAGTGCTGAAATAACAGGAATTCGTTCGGAGACCATTTCTGTGTcacaagaaataaaagcattgCAGCTGTGGAATGAGATAGAAACGCAACATTCTGGATTGACTGATGTCAGAAATCAGGTGATATTTGCTGTTCCTCAAGAATATGTCAAGCTTGGAGATCAGCTCCTCCTGCTTCAATCAGGAGACGAAATTGCCattatcccccccacccccccgcccccggttAGTGGAGGATAG